DNA from Pecten maximus chromosome 18, xPecMax1.1, whole genome shotgun sequence:
acaactccatagggattgctaccacaccaatgtgagttatatccataacttagtttcagagaaaccaattgaccccttttgaccctgccccccaggggtcaaccccaccatttttacaattttgaatccctacccaaaatgatgctaccagtcaagtatgagctatatcgattgcttagtttcagagaagaagttatttatgtcaattaagccaaattgaccaagagatgaacacaatcctgatgtaaaaataggcccagggttctttccccaccccaagggacttatacaatcatattgaattgatatcaaatatgaaagttttcttcaatattttgcatgtaaaacgctgtatatttatatacagtacctatagctactaggctattatctacatcttggtggtaaattaaaaagcaacaaatcacaaatcacagtttattgttaatattgacattggatctattaaaatagatggaattgatatctaattttgaaataattgtccttaaaaatgaggtctttgttgaaaaaaaagtgtaataacttttaaaagccgtcaatctaattttgatattattctaagatcaaaatagaaaggaataaacaattttgtttgcaagatattgaaagacattgcacactttcaacaaaaaaagtagcagacactccctgtattttcaatacatatcgtgtattgttataacttatcgaaatgcatatcatattgtttcgacatttctaatacccaggcctataaaatataagtttgttttgaacacataaatgcaaattttgaactacttaaatataaaagatggtttaaagtatgaatgttaatgacatgtacctaagtagaagttgatttgaaaaaatttaaaatgttaagtaaaggtttgattgaaataagaaatgtttaactacttttagaagtaggtttgaaactttaagatggttaaaaccattatgtatatcggaacagtctaaaccattacattcatcaggactgtgaaaaccattatgtccggttggtttgacacacttaagtggaaatgtttagtcatgttgatatcagtttaatttgtattcttgctttatttcaaatatctccttttacatctgactaacgcctcctacagtactttcagtactttgatttaattACAAAGTCTACTAAAGGTAGAAGATTGGGAGATTTAGCCTACAGAGCGTTTTATGGTATATAATGGAGGGtcattatatagaggttttactgtataaatgaggGTCATTATGTAGAGGTTTTATGGTATATAATGGAGGGtcattatatagaggttttactgtataaatgagggtaattatatagaggttttatgGTATATAATGGAGGGTCATTATGTAgagattttactgtataaatgaggGTCATTTAATATAGAGGTTTTATGGTATATAATGGAGGGTCATTATGTAgagattttactgtataaatgaggGTCATTATGTAGAGATTTTAATGTATAAGTGAGGGTCATTATgtagaggttttactgtataagtGAGGGTCATTATgtagaggttttactgtataaatgaggGTCATTATGTAGAacttttactgtataaatgaggGTCTTTATGTAGAgcttttactgtataaatgaggGTCATTATGTAGAGGTTTTACTATATAAATGAGGGTCATCATATggatgttttactgtataaatgaggGTCATTATgtagaggttttactgtataaatgaggGTCATTATGTAGaggatttactgtataaatgaggGTCATTATgtagaggttttactgtatacatgagGGTCATTATgtagaggttttactgtataatcgAGGGTTATTATgtagaggttttactgtataaatgaggGTCATTATGTAGAGGTTTTACTCTATACATGAGGGTCATTATgtagaggttttactgtataaatgaggGTCATTATgtagaggttttactgtataaatgaggGTCATTATATAgagattttactgtataaatgagggtcattatatagaggttttactgtataaatgaggGTCATTATgtagaggttttactgtataaatgaggGTCATTATGTAGaggatttactgtataaatgaggGTCATTATgtagaggttttactgtataatcgAGGGTtattatatagaggttttactgtataaatgaggGTCATTATGTAGAGGTTTTACTCTATACATGAGGGTCATTATgtagaggttttactgtataaatgaggGTCATTATgtagaggttttactgtataaatgaggGTCATTATGCAgagattttactgtataaatgagggtcattatatagaggttttactgtataaatgaggGTCTTTATGTAgagattttactgtataaatgaggGTCATTATgtagaggttttactgtataaatgaggGTCATCATATAGTTTTTACAGTATAAATGAGGGCCATTAtagaagttttactgtatatagatgAAGGACATTATATagaagttttactgtattaatGAGAGtcattatatagaggttttactgtataaatctACACCTTGTACAGGTATTGTGTGTATGTTTCAGATATAAAATACCTGAGGACAGTCCTACCCAGTAATATAGAGTCGGAGTTCTACGATTATCTACAGCAGATATCCACTAAGGACGTCCAAATGTACGCCATTGATGAGGGGACTGTAGTCTTCCCTAAGGTGCCCCTCCTCACTGTAGAGGGGCCCCTCCCCATCGTTCAGCTGATGGAAACTCCTCTCCTGAACCTTGTCAACTATGCCAGTTTGGTGGCCACCAATGGCATGCGTTTCCGTCTTGCAGCTGGTCCTAAGAAGATCCTTCTGGAGTTTGGGTTGAGGAGAGCCCAGGGACCAGATGGGGCACTCTCAGCTTCTCGATACTGTTATCTAGGAGGTGAGggataatgtacattgtatcaattTCAATCTTATCATTCATTCcatcttttcataatttttcCATAATTTGAGGCAAATAAATCTTGACATGTCTTAATGAGATGTTATTCAGTCTTTTCAGAGTTATCTGCTCTTGTGAGCAGGTATTGACTGTTACATCATTTGTTAATGAGGGTAATGTCATCAATTTGttagaaaacaacataattTGTTCTCATGACatagggggccgcggtggccgagtggttaaggtgtcccgacactttatcactagccctccacctccgggttgcgagttcgaaacctacgtggggcagttgccaggtactgactgtaggccggtggtttttctccgggtactccggctttcctccacctccaaaacctggcacgtccttaaatgaccctggctgttaataggacgttcaaaacaaaacaaactaaatCTCATGACATTCCATACCTGCTCACAAGAGCAGATAACTCTGAAAAGACGGAATATCATCTGATTAAGACATGTCAAGATTTATTTACCTTAAATTTAAGGAAAACTGACAGACCCTGAGTAACACCAATGCTTCTTAAATAAGGGAAATTGACATTAAATTTTCCATTATTATAGAAAAGCATTATTTTGGTGTTAAAGAATACAAATCTTAATTACAGAAACTTTTCTAAAATTCTGTATACCTGGTAAATGTTAAGTTTGTCTCTTTATTTTGAAGCTTATAAAAAGTTTTTGGTAATCTATATTTATCCTACTTTTGAAGGATTTGATGGCACAAGTAATGTCCTAGCTGGGAAGCTGTATGGAATACCTGTACGTGGGACTCACGCCCATGCATTTGTTACATCTTACACAGATCTCCTGACCATCGGTGATGAGGTGGGTCAAAACGAATTCTCAGTCCACTAGAACGTTCTCTTTACAGAGAGAGTCTGTAGGTAGATGCGGCTACAGTACTGAGGAAACAAAGTCTCAGTATGTTGGTTTGGCTGAATTAGGAGTTTAACGCCATAGCTTAAGCTATAAAGGTCATGTGAATTCAATATAGTGGCAAAGAATGATGGGATCGCTTATAAAcgcttttgttattttttttctcattccAGGGCTCAGGATGTAGTAATCATGTAAGTAGCAAAATGAGCCTTCCAAACTCCTTGCACagcacacatatatatacaaacctaattcgtgtaaatattttttatgatcCTTTAAGTCGTGATGTTGTTGTTATGTTTCAGACTCTTATGATGAAGGGAACAGAGGAACCAGTCAAGTTTTTGCCGATTTGTAAAAAGTGGCAAAAAAAACTTACAAGTATTTTAGGTAGGTGCTTTTAAAtgtttaggtcacctgagacaaagtctcatgTGACAtattctaatcaccttttgtccgtcgtcgtgcgtccgtccgtagcaatttacattttcgacttcttctccaaaaccgcttcaccaaattcaatgaaatttagcagAAAGCTTCTATCGCTGAAGGTCAagcaaaattgtgaattatatgggaCTGAGGGGTGGCGCTAAAAAGGGTAAAATGGactgaatttcaaaaatcttcttttcaatACCCACATAagatggaatcaaacactcttcatagatggaagggtcttatggtgctttacttaaattgtgaattccATGACCCTGGGGTTGCACaggagagggtaaactttgctatagtttatatagggaaatcacatttttgacaatcatttgtttgatttctattggaattcattctaactttattaaaattatcagcattggatgacagcttaatgatatgcacatgttggccctgactgcaAACCCCTTGGTCTGATGAGTGGGGCAAAAAAATGTcaattagattaactgaaatatttcaaatctcaggtgaccgttaaggcccatgggcctcgatcttgtttttttaaatgatcataaatattacaaatttttgtaattgaaatataattataatagaaAATGATAAGATTTGCTTTGTTGCGATTCGTTTGCTTATACTGGAAGCCCTTCTTATTTCAGTGTATGACAAgtcaaacaatatacatgtatcaagataatatacatttaattgttttagcgttgaaattaaattttttaatttttcaccaAAAGTCTATCACTGACCGATTAAAGTCTTAGCAAAATCCTTGAATGATAGAAATCAGAAAATAGAATCATAGAAAGTCATAGAAATTTTTTTGAATTGTATGACTCAAAGTCTGTATGAAATGTGTAATATCTTGTCTAAAGCTTTGAGATTAATACAGctatataatatgaaatttaaaattataaaaatgcaATTTCATATTTGATACTGACGTTTGTTGAATGACAGGTTTCCTTGACGACCAGGTGAGCGATGGAGAGTTAGCTGCCTTTATATCATATGCCTCTGCCTTCCCTGATGGCTTCCTCGCACTCATAGACACCTACGACGTTATCAAGTATGTCACATGGCCTGTCCCTGGGGCCTATGATACATGAGCatgtactacatgtatcacaaaTTTCCAGATTCCGTTCAATATATCTGTTTGGGCTGCgatggctgagtggttaaggcgtcccgacactttaattatcactagccctccacctctgggttgcgagttcgaaacctacgtggggcagttgccaggtactgactgttggccggtggtttttctccgggtactccagctttcctccacctccaaaacctggcacgtccttaaatgaccctggctgttaataggacgttaaacaaaaacaaaccaacaaaccAAATCAATATATCGGTATTATTATTAGAGTTTTTGTTCTATGAATACATTGAAGttgtttttaaagtaaaaattcTTACAATAGTATAACCAGATCAAAGATGAAGGTCATTTTTAGATTACTATCAGtatttttgctgttgtaggtcTGGACTGCCAAACTTCTGTACTGTGGCCCTGGCACTACATGAGCTGGGGTATGAGCCGCGTGGTGTGAGACTGGACAGTGGAGATCTCTCATACCTGTCTAAATTTGTCAGGTCTCGCTTCAAAAAGGTCGCCGACAGGTGAGTTGTCACAAAATTGTCACTTAAGGGTTCACAAACACAGGTATGCATACAGCTTTCACTTAAAAGGTCACCGGGATGGGTTATCATACAGCTTTCACTTAAAGGTCACTGGGATGGGTTATCATACAGCTTTCACTTAAAGGTCACCTGGATGGGTTATATAGCTTTCACTTAAAGGTCATTGACATGGATTATCATACAGCTTTCACTTAAAGGTCACCGGGATGGGTTATCATACAGCTTTCACATAAAGGTCACCGGGATgggtcatcatacagctttcaCTTAAAGGTCACCGGGATGTgtcatcatacagctttcaCTTAAAGGTCACCGGGATgggtcatcatacagctttcaCTTAAAGGTCACCGGGATGAGTTATCATACAGCTTTCACATAAAGGTCACCGGGATgggtcatcatacagctttcaCTTAAAGGTCACCGGGATGGGTTATCATACAGCTTTCACTTAAAGGTCACTGACATGGGTTATCATACAGCTTTCACTTAAAGGTCACCGGGATGGGTTATCATACAGCTTTAACTTAAGAGTCTTCAAGATGGGTTATCATACAGCTTTCACTTAAAGGTCACTGACATGGGTTatcatacagtatcatacagcTTTCACTTAAAAGGTCACTGGTATAGCATATCATGCATCAAACTTCTGTTaaaaatttactaatgaaaatgTTCTAGGGGAGAGGGGGGTTGTTGttaaagaattattttttgTCTTCAAGAAATCTTTGACAAGTTACAAAGCGAGACTATTGTCACAGTATTACTTTTCTGCTGTCAACATCTTTAAAGTTTTACATTtaggtataaaaaaaatcaattttcgTCTTTGAGACATCTTCAATAAGTCAGTTGCATAGCAAGACCATGGTCACAGCATTACCTTTCTGCtgtcaacatttaaaaaaaaattcatttagATCAGTTGCTCAAAAAACTAGAAATTAGGGATGCATGGAATTCTGGACTTTTAAAGTTTTCTCAGTTTCTCAACAAGTATCAAATTGTAATTCCAAGCAAACCTgaattgatttacaaattagttTATAGGCAAATTGGAATAAGttctataatatatcatatcatatcaagagtgaatttttttttgataaaaatgatatattaagGTGACTTTTGGGAATTCTTGAATTTGCAATATtcattgtttgattttttttgcatCAATAATTACACATGTCTATAATGCATATGATTTcacttatcttttctcttccaGTTTGAATCTACCCTGGTTTGGAAAGCTGACCATCGTGGCTAGTAATGACATCAATGAGGACACAATACACTCTCTAAACCAACAGGTATTCTAACGCACTCTCTAAACCAACAGGTATTCTAACGCACTCTCTAAACCAACAGGTATTCTAACACACTCTCTAAACCAACAGGTATTCTAACGCACTCTCTAAACCAACAGGTATTCTTACACTCTCTAAACCAACAGGTATTCTAACGCACTCTCTAAACCAACAGGTATTCTTACACTCTCTAAACCAACAGGTATTCTTACACTCTCTAAACCAAAAGGTATTCTAACACTCTCTAAACCAACAGGTATTCTAACACACTCTCTAAACCAACAGGTATTCTAACGCACTCTCTAAACCAATAGGTATTCTTACACTCTCTAAACCAACAGGTTTTCTAACACACTCTAAACCAACAGGTATTCTTACACTCTCTAAACCAACAGGTATTCTAACACACTCTCTAAACCAACAGGTATTCTAACGCACTCTCTAAACCAACAGGTATTCTTACACTCTCTAAACCAACAGGTATTCTAACGCACTCTCTAAACCAACAGGTATTCTTACACTCTCTAAACCAACAGGTATTCTTACACTCTCTAAACCAACAGGTATTCTAACACTCTCTAAACCAACAGGTATTCTAACGCACTCTCTAAACCAAGAGGTATTCTTACACTCTCTAAACCAACAGGTATTCTAACACACTCTAAACCAACAGGTATTCTTACACTCTCTAAACCAACGGGTATTCTTACACTCTCTAAACCAACAGGTATTCTAACACACTCTCTAAACCAACAGGTATTCTAACGCACTCTCTAAACCAACAGGTATTCTAACGCACTCTCTAAACCAACAGGTATTCGAACACTCTCTAAACCAACAGGTATTCTAACTTAAAGGCAAAGATTTCCTCAATACAGTAAATCATTAAGAGTTAAGTGAGATATACCAGTTTTATatctagtaaaaaaaaaaattttaaagtaGGAGTTTGGTTCTGGACAAATGTCTTCGGTACACATTTGAACTATTTGTAGTGTTGATGACAAATTCCTTTTTGTTTGCAGTTTTAGAATTCAGTAATTCAGGACAATGATATATAATCTGCTATTATATATACTCAACTGATGGAGTATTCATCACGTGGTAATCAAGGTTCTTCAAAGACAATTAGGCTACACTAAATGAAAATGGCCTAGGTGTGCTGGTAGTCATGGGTCTTGTAGGAAGTCCAGTACAGTGGTGGTACAGCTTTATTATAAGTTTTCCTAATAGAACTGCTGTATTGGACTGTTCTTATTCACCAAACTTAAGCTGTATTTCAAACTCTTCAACAGGGACACGAGATTGACAGTTTTGGGATAGGAACACACCTGGTCACATGTCA
Protein-coding regions in this window:
- the LOC117316801 gene encoding nicotinate phosphoribosyltransferase-like — protein: MDSNMSSGTNSSFSRILSREQNGVIQPILTDLYQITMAYAYWKSGKKNDRAVFDLYFRKNPFKGEFTVFAGLEECIKFLQKFCFTESDIKYLRTVLPSNIESEFYDYLQQISTKDVQMYAIDEGTVVFPKVPLLTVEGPLPIVQLMETPLLNLVNYASLVATNGMRFRLAAGPKKILLEFGLRRAQGPDGALSASRYCYLGGFDGTSNVLAGKLYGIPVRGTHAHAFVTSYTDLLTIGDETLMMKGTEEPVKFLPICKKWQKKLTSILGFLDDQVSDGELAAFISYASAFPDGFLALIDTYDVIKSGLPNFCTVALALHELGYEPRGVRLDSGDLSYLSKFVRSRFKKVADSLNLPWFGKLTIVASNDINEDTIHSLNQQGHEIDSFGIGTHLVTCQKQPALGGVYKLVEVNQRPRIKLSEDVEKVTIPGRKIAYRLYGADGNALVDLMLRLDEDPPTLNTRILCRHPFQESKRAYVCPAKMEQLHKLYWDNGQMVRSLPTLTELRSKAMESLNSMRQDHKRALNPTPYKVSVSANLYQFLHDLWLENAPIGELA